One Stenotrophomonas sp. SAU14A_NAIMI4_5 DNA segment encodes these proteins:
- the bcsZ gene encoding cellulose synthase complex periplasmic endoglucanase BcsZ, with protein MAIVVHGAARRRFLQLLAGTAGMALLPAAVQAVSLPRCAGPWREWRSFVQKHVQDDGRVVDFLNKDLRSTSESQSYALFFALVDNDPVLFDRVLGWTRRQLCGGRPDLNLPAWLWGRDAAGQFRVLDPNTASDGELWIAYALLEAGRLWNRPGLHDAGRQMLALMRKAEVAELPGFGPMLLPGNAGFIHADRWTLNPCYLPLFVLRRFAAVDAKGPWARMAERSVALVEASAPVGFAPDWVAWNGRAFVTDADKGDLGSYDAIRCYLWAGMVDNADPLRRRLLQALSGPVGMLREQGQLAEKIQVRTGVGTGTAPAGFSAALLPYLAASAQPALLKAQQARVHAATDLNYYERSLVLFGKGWMDRRFRFSADGRLLPAWSNPCSANT; from the coding sequence ATGGCCATTGTTGTTCACGGTGCAGCACGTCGCCGTTTCCTGCAGCTGTTGGCCGGGACGGCGGGCATGGCACTGCTGCCGGCGGCCGTGCAGGCGGTCAGCCTGCCGCGCTGCGCGGGCCCATGGCGGGAATGGCGCAGCTTCGTGCAGAAGCATGTGCAGGACGATGGCCGGGTCGTGGATTTCCTCAACAAGGATCTGCGCAGTACTTCCGAGTCTCAGTCGTATGCGCTGTTCTTCGCGCTGGTCGACAACGATCCGGTGCTGTTTGACCGGGTGCTCGGCTGGACCCGTCGCCAGCTCTGCGGCGGCCGCCCCGACCTGAACCTCCCCGCGTGGTTGTGGGGCCGTGATGCGGCCGGCCAGTTCCGCGTGCTGGATCCCAATACCGCGTCCGATGGCGAATTGTGGATTGCCTATGCCCTGCTGGAAGCCGGGCGGCTGTGGAATCGCCCGGGCCTGCACGATGCCGGCCGGCAGATGCTGGCGCTGATGCGCAAGGCCGAAGTGGCCGAGCTGCCTGGCTTCGGCCCGATGCTGCTGCCTGGCAATGCCGGCTTCATCCATGCCGATCGCTGGACGCTCAACCCTTGCTACCTGCCTCTGTTCGTGTTGCGCCGTTTTGCGGCAGTCGATGCGAAGGGACCTTGGGCACGCATGGCCGAACGCAGCGTGGCGCTGGTGGAAGCCAGCGCGCCGGTCGGCTTCGCGCCCGACTGGGTCGCATGGAACGGACGTGCGTTCGTCACCGACGCAGACAAGGGCGATCTGGGCAGTTACGACGCGATCCGCTGTTACCTGTGGGCGGGCATGGTCGACAACGCCGACCCGCTGCGTCGCCGTCTGCTGCAGGCCCTGTCCGGCCCGGTGGGCATGCTGCGTGAGCAGGGACAGCTGGCCGAGAAGATCCAGGTCCGGACCGGCGTCGGCACCGGCACCGCGCCGGCCGGCTTTTCCGCCGCCCTGCTGCCTTACCTGGCGGCATCCGCGCAGCCTGCGCTGCTGAAAGCGCAGCAGGCCCGCGTACACGCGGCTACCGATCTGAATTATTACGAGCGTTCACTGGTCCTGTTCGGCAAAGGCTGGATGGACCGACGCTTCCGATTTTCCGCCGACGGGCGCTTGCTGCCTGCCTGGAGTAACCCATGTTCCGCAAACACCTGA
- a CDS encoding cellulose biosynthesis protein BcsC, whose protein sequence is MFRKHLKPLCLVGLLDLCVLTTPAWAQSASVQQLVNQGNYWHDQGREDLAADTWRKLLATDVNQPDALLGLGLIDLNQGRRAEAQKRLQQLHTRHPQAPQTARLRLALGGGSGGGDNPLQAARRSAAAGRYVDAVRSYDKAFAGSAPPDDLALEYYQVLAGTPEGWARARDGLQKLVGRNDTPSARLALAQVLTYREPSRRDGISQLSALSQRQDTGGPARAAWRQALLWLNAGPADAPLYQTFLAAQPNDREVAAKAGQLREQASTAAAAVDPNQRLLGEAFRALDNNQLAQAESRFAQVLRARPRDAGALGGLGSVRLRQERFEEANELLKQAVARDGKWRSAADSARYWLTLQQVRGQRGADALARVQQAISLQPKQPAGYVALAQLQEGTDPAAAERSYRKALELEAGNAGALQGLVGLLGRQGRAEEAAVMMERMTPAQQEKAGGRAVLRANLARARAQEAIAAGSLQMAQVELEDALLAQPDDPWLRLELARLYQRMGQVGEADRVMAELAAAGTDGSVEALQAQALFAQERQQWPRMLTLLEQIPANARTAEVEALRTVALVQAQGAQARSLAQRQRTGEAQLLLARTEAALGNQAQNPELVAALAGAYADIGSSERAMTLARGLLQGDNPSNEARLQYASVLLRAGRDGEVAAVLRQLGQVQLDAAQQARLQDLRSGYVLRQVDALREQGNLEAAYSVLAPALAEHPDDPRNIAALARLYSAAGDHGQALALYQQQLQRSPGDVDALVAAAGSAASLRDMDTAEAYLQQALAKAPDSPDVLAGAGRVYRAAGKNRRAESYFKASLAAAARQSGYADAGMPRSRNAALAGGAGAFNPFAGMNRGVASRALRSDDLPLPAAVDALAAAAPVGSSGLPRSSVQGPLFDASGLPEPVSARTATAQLDALPVPGQSSRSRRTEAATGSTGNQAVLAELRDLTAENSSSLAVGASYRSRDGEPGQGKLDDLQVPMEARFAVGDGKLIVAVTPVVLDAGQPDAAYVDASRFGGGPQAALAGALAADRTPVDDLVGSSLYQTLLTRGESNATRNLIEQRALDTGRYQELYNQTDGALTAAERRTAALALLFADPLPAYLLSRDVGTTPISQIATQLLNNGGLSRGLTSAEQAQLKALASGANSGQSPITFQDTLYAMVANAAGARRMSAQDATGAGISVGYQRGGLRADVGTSPLGFSENQVVGGVAYEGRIGDGFTWTGEASRRAVTDSVLAFSGVQDDRTGQRWGGVTATGAKIGGTLDNGLIGGYANLSWHRLQGENVANNERSEVGLGVYVHALETSNQSLTAGLNVTALQYQRNLSGFTYGQGGYFSPQRYLDVGFPVHWNGRNERARLAWQVDGSVGVQHFEEKASDYFPTDAALQQAAYDAASMAALLGLTSEYVAPVYSGQTKTGVSYNLSAAAEWQLSSQLFLGGRMELNNARDYRQFGTSLYLRFLLDRLGSGLGMRPQVLRSPYSGGP, encoded by the coding sequence ATGTTCCGCAAACACCTGAAGCCGCTGTGCCTGGTCGGCCTGCTCGACCTGTGCGTGTTGACAACGCCAGCCTGGGCACAGAGCGCCTCGGTGCAGCAGCTGGTCAACCAGGGTAACTACTGGCACGACCAGGGCCGTGAAGACCTGGCAGCCGATACCTGGCGGAAGCTGCTGGCTACCGACGTCAACCAGCCCGATGCGCTGCTCGGCCTGGGTCTGATCGACCTCAACCAGGGACGCCGTGCCGAAGCACAGAAGCGCCTGCAGCAGCTGCATACACGCCACCCGCAGGCGCCGCAGACCGCGCGCCTGCGGCTGGCCTTGGGCGGAGGTTCCGGTGGCGGTGACAACCCGCTGCAGGCCGCGCGCCGTTCAGCGGCGGCCGGCCGCTATGTCGATGCGGTGCGCAGCTACGACAAGGCGTTCGCCGGCAGCGCGCCGCCGGACGATCTTGCGCTGGAGTACTACCAGGTTCTGGCCGGCACCCCGGAAGGCTGGGCGCGCGCGCGCGATGGCCTGCAGAAACTGGTTGGTCGCAACGACACGCCCTCGGCACGGCTGGCGCTGGCGCAGGTGCTGACCTACCGCGAGCCCAGCCGCCGCGATGGCATCAGCCAGCTCAGCGCGCTCAGCCAGCGCCAGGACACCGGTGGCCCCGCCCGGGCGGCGTGGCGCCAGGCGCTGCTGTGGCTCAATGCAGGTCCTGCCGACGCGCCGCTGTACCAGACCTTCCTGGCCGCACAGCCGAACGATCGCGAAGTGGCCGCCAAGGCGGGCCAGCTGCGCGAGCAGGCCAGCACTGCCGCTGCGGCGGTCGACCCCAACCAGCGTCTGCTCGGTGAAGCCTTCCGCGCGCTGGACAACAACCAGCTGGCGCAGGCGGAAAGCCGCTTCGCCCAGGTGCTGCGCGCGCGTCCGCGCGATGCCGGTGCACTCGGCGGCCTGGGCTCGGTGCGCCTGCGCCAGGAACGTTTTGAAGAGGCCAATGAACTGCTCAAGCAGGCCGTGGCCCGCGATGGAAAGTGGCGCAGTGCCGCCGACAGTGCGCGTTACTGGCTGACCCTGCAGCAGGTGCGCGGGCAGCGCGGTGCCGATGCACTGGCGCGCGTGCAGCAGGCCATCAGCCTGCAGCCGAAGCAGCCGGCCGGCTATGTGGCGCTGGCGCAGCTGCAGGAAGGCACTGACCCCGCTGCAGCCGAACGCAGCTACCGCAAGGCCCTGGAACTGGAGGCCGGCAACGCAGGTGCACTGCAGGGCCTGGTGGGCCTGCTTGGCCGCCAGGGCCGCGCCGAAGAAGCGGCCGTGATGATGGAGCGCATGACCCCCGCGCAGCAGGAAAAGGCCGGCGGCCGTGCCGTGCTGCGCGCCAACCTGGCCCGCGCCCGCGCGCAGGAAGCCATCGCCGCTGGCAGCCTGCAGATGGCGCAGGTGGAACTGGAGGACGCGCTGCTGGCCCAGCCTGACGATCCCTGGCTGCGTCTGGAACTGGCGCGCCTGTACCAGCGCATGGGGCAGGTCGGCGAAGCCGACCGGGTCATGGCCGAGCTGGCTGCTGCGGGCACTGACGGGTCGGTGGAGGCGCTGCAGGCGCAGGCGCTGTTCGCGCAGGAACGCCAGCAGTGGCCGCGCATGCTCACGCTGCTCGAGCAGATCCCGGCCAACGCGCGCACGGCCGAGGTCGAGGCGCTGCGCACCGTGGCCCTGGTGCAGGCGCAGGGTGCGCAGGCGCGCAGCCTGGCCCAGCGCCAGCGCACCGGTGAAGCGCAGCTGCTGCTGGCACGCACCGAAGCTGCGCTCGGCAACCAGGCACAGAACCCGGAACTGGTGGCGGCCCTGGCCGGTGCCTATGCAGACATCGGCAGCAGCGAACGCGCAATGACGCTCGCCCGCGGCCTGCTGCAGGGGGACAACCCCAGTAACGAGGCCCGCCTGCAGTACGCTTCGGTGCTGCTGCGCGCGGGTCGTGATGGCGAAGTCGCCGCCGTGCTGCGCCAGCTGGGACAGGTCCAGCTGGATGCCGCCCAGCAGGCGCGCCTGCAGGATCTGCGTTCCGGTTACGTGCTGCGCCAGGTCGATGCGCTGCGCGAGCAGGGCAACCTGGAAGCGGCCTACAGCGTGCTGGCCCCGGCGCTGGCAGAGCATCCCGACGACCCACGCAACATCGCCGCACTTGCGCGGCTGTACAGCGCCGCCGGCGATCATGGCCAGGCGCTGGCGCTGTACCAGCAGCAGCTGCAGCGCAGTCCCGGCGATGTCGATGCGCTGGTCGCCGCCGCCGGCAGTGCCGCCTCGCTGCGTGACATGGATACCGCCGAGGCCTACCTGCAGCAGGCGCTGGCCAAGGCGCCCGATTCACCCGACGTGCTGGCCGGTGCCGGCCGCGTCTACCGCGCCGCCGGCAAGAACCGTCGCGCCGAAAGTTACTTCAAGGCCTCGCTGGCTGCTGCCGCGCGCCAGTCCGGTTACGCCGACGCCGGCATGCCGCGTTCGCGCAACGCAGCGCTGGCCGGCGGTGCCGGTGCGTTCAACCCGTTCGCCGGCATGAACCGCGGCGTTGCCAGCCGTGCCCTGCGCAGCGACGACCTGCCACTGCCAGCGGCGGTCGATGCGCTGGCCGCTGCCGCGCCCGTCGGCAGCAGCGGCCTGCCGCGCAGCAGCGTGCAGGGGCCGTTGTTCGATGCGTCCGGGTTGCCCGAGCCGGTCAGCGCGCGCACGGCGACGGCGCAGCTCGATGCGCTGCCGGTACCTGGCCAGTCCAGCCGCAGCCGCCGTACCGAGGCCGCCACCGGCAGCACCGGCAACCAGGCCGTGCTGGCCGAACTGCGTGACCTCACGGCAGAGAACAGCAGCAGCCTGGCCGTCGGTGCCAGTTACCGCAGCCGCGATGGCGAACCCGGGCAAGGCAAGCTGGATGATCTGCAGGTGCCGATGGAGGCCCGCTTCGCGGTGGGCGATGGCAAGCTGATCGTGGCCGTGACCCCGGTCGTGCTCGATGCCGGGCAACCGGATGCCGCGTATGTCGACGCCAGCCGCTTTGGCGGTGGCCCGCAGGCGGCGCTGGCCGGCGCACTGGCCGCTGACCGTACTCCGGTGGACGATCTGGTGGGCTCTTCGCTCTACCAGACCCTGCTGACCCGTGGTGAAAGCAACGCCACGCGCAACCTGATCGAACAGCGTGCACTGGATACCGGTCGCTACCAGGAACTGTACAACCAGACCGATGGTGCCCTGACCGCCGCCGAACGACGAACGGCGGCACTGGCACTGCTGTTTGCCGATCCACTGCCGGCGTACCTGCTGTCGCGCGATGTCGGCACTACGCCGATCAGCCAGATCGCGACCCAGCTGTTGAACAACGGAGGCCTGTCGCGCGGACTGACCAGCGCCGAACAGGCACAGCTGAAGGCACTGGCCAGCGGTGCCAACAGCGGCCAGAGTCCGATCACCTTCCAGGATACGCTGTATGCGATGGTGGCCAACGCCGCCGGCGCGCGTCGCATGTCCGCGCAGGATGCGACGGGCGCCGGTATTTCGGTGGGCTATCAGCGCGGCGGCCTGCGCGCGGATGTCGGCACCTCGCCGCTGGGCTTCTCGGAAAACCAGGTGGTTGGCGGCGTCGCCTACGAAGGCCGCATCGGCGATGGTTTCACCTGGACCGGTGAAGCCTCGCGCCGCGCCGTCACCGACAGCGTCCTCGCTTTCTCCGGCGTACAGGACGACCGCACCGGCCAGCGCTGGGGCGGCGTCACCGCCACCGGTGCCAAGATCGGCGGCACGCTCGACAACGGGCTCATCGGTGGCTACGCCAACCTGTCCTGGCATCGCCTGCAGGGCGAGAATGTGGCCAACAACGAACGCAGCGAAGTTGGCCTGGGCGTGTACGTACACGCTTTGGAAACCAGCAACCAGTCGCTCACCGCTGGCCTGAATGTCACCGCGTTGCAGTACCAGCGCAACCTGAGTGGCTTCACCTACGGGCAGGGTGGCTACTTCAGCCCGCAGCGCTATCTCGATGTCGGCTTCCCCGTGCACTGGAACGGCCGCAATGAACGCGCGCGGCTGGCCTGGCAGGTCGATGGCAGCGTCGGCGTGCAGCACTTCGAGGAAAAGGCCTCTGACTACTTCCCCACCGACGCTGCCCTGCAGCAGGCGGCCTATGACGCCGCGTCGATGGCTGCGCTGCTCGGGCTGACCAGTGAGTACGTGGCGCCGGTCTACAGTGGCCAGACTAAGACCGGCGTGTCCTACAACCTCAGCGCCGCCGCCGAGTGGCAGCTGTCCAGCCAGTTGTTCCTGGGCGGCCGGATGGAGCTGAACAACGCGCGTGACTACCGCCAGTTCGGCACCAGCCTGTACCTGCGCTTCCTGCTCGACCGCCTGGGTTCGGGCCTGGGCATGCGCCCGCAGGTGCTGCGCTCGCCGTACAGCGGCGGGCCTTGA
- the bcsZ gene encoding cellulose synthase complex periplasmic endoglucanase BcsZ encodes MPPVATPLVATVSRRRLLAALAALPLLSIAVPGCAANDGRRGWPAWQLLCDSSLSEDGRMIDRTQADQRSTSEGQSYALFFALVANDAERFARVLRWTQDNLAGGDMAARLPAWLWGRDGKGGWSVLDPNPASDSDLWLAYALLEAARLWRMPDYQRIAMAMLAQVREREIADLDGLGPMLLPGPHGFVADGVTRVNPSYLPLPLLRRFAAVDRDGPWKALAGNTVALLQQSSPHGFAPDWAAWKNGAFVADPVNGAVGSYDAIRCYTWAGMTAPRDPLFKRQSQALSGPLQRLRSGAAMWEKIDTRSGAGQGEGNDGFRAALLPYLLAQGETALARQLQDSLPSAVQQRAATPVYYTQMLSLFGLGWAEGRWRFGADGQLQPRH; translated from the coding sequence ATGCCGCCTGTCGCCACCCCGCTCGTCGCTACGGTCTCCCGACGCCGCCTGCTGGCGGCGCTGGCCGCACTGCCGCTGCTGTCCATCGCCGTACCCGGTTGCGCCGCCAACGATGGCCGCCGTGGCTGGCCGGCCTGGCAGCTGCTGTGCGACAGCAGCCTGAGTGAGGACGGTCGCATGATCGATCGCACCCAGGCCGACCAGCGCAGCACCTCCGAAGGCCAGTCCTATGCGCTGTTCTTCGCGCTGGTGGCCAACGATGCCGAGCGCTTCGCGCGCGTGCTGCGCTGGACCCAGGACAACCTCGCCGGTGGCGACATGGCCGCGCGGTTGCCAGCCTGGCTGTGGGGCCGCGATGGCAAGGGAGGCTGGTCGGTGCTGGATCCCAATCCCGCATCCGACTCGGACCTGTGGCTGGCCTATGCCCTGCTGGAAGCGGCGCGCCTGTGGCGCATGCCGGATTATCAGCGCATCGCCATGGCCATGCTGGCGCAGGTCCGCGAGCGCGAGATCGCCGACCTTGATGGGCTGGGCCCGATGCTGCTGCCCGGCCCGCACGGGTTCGTGGCCGACGGGGTCACCCGGGTCAATCCCAGCTACCTGCCGCTGCCACTGCTGCGCCGCTTTGCCGCTGTTGATCGCGACGGCCCGTGGAAAGCCTTGGCCGGCAACACCGTGGCGTTGCTGCAGCAGAGCAGCCCGCACGGCTTCGCGCCCGACTGGGCTGCATGGAAAAACGGGGCATTCGTGGCCGATCCGGTCAACGGTGCGGTCGGCAGCTACGACGCCATCCGCTGCTACACCTGGGCGGGCATGACCGCACCGCGCGACCCGTTGTTCAAGCGCCAGTCGCAGGCATTGTCCGGCCCGCTGCAGCGCCTCCGCAGCGGTGCGGCGATGTGGGAGAAGATCGATACCCGCAGCGGCGCAGGGCAGGGCGAGGGCAATGACGGCTTCCGTGCGGCATTGCTGCCCTACCTGCTGGCGCAGGGCGAAACCGCGCTGGCCCGGCAACTGCAGGACAGCCTGCCCAGCGCCGTTCAGCAGCGCGCCGCCACGCCGGTCTATTACACGCAGATGCTCAGCCTGTTCGGCCTCGGCTGGGCCGAAGGCCGCTGGCGTTTCGGCGCCGACGGCCAGCTGCAGCCGCGGCATTGA
- a CDS encoding NCS2 family permease yields MSLFERLFQLQQHGTTVRTELLAGVTTFLTMSYIVFVNPEILSTTGMDAGAVFVATCLAAALGSAVMALAANFPVGMAPGMGLNAFFAFTVVGAAGLPWQQALGAVFISGLVFLVLSLTGVRAWLVAGIPSSLRSAIVAGIGLFLAIIALQKSGVIVGNEDTLVALGPLNTAPPLLALGGFLLIAVLEARRVRGAILIGILAVTGAGWALGDVQYHGLVSLPPSLAPTFLQLDLPGLLHHDGGAPLAVLLQVVLVFVLVEVFDATGTLYGVVGRAGLLKLPGAQKRFGRALLADSTAIVAGSLLGTSSTTAFAESASGVQVGGRTGLTALVVSALFLAALLFSPLAAMVPAYATSPALLFVAGLMLRELVEVDWSDLTESVPAALCALAMPFTYSIANGLAFGFIAYAALKAGTGRWREVHPAVWLVATLFVLRYALE; encoded by the coding sequence ATGTCCCTGTTCGAACGCCTGTTCCAGCTGCAGCAGCACGGCACCACCGTGCGCACCGAGCTGCTGGCCGGTGTCACCACCTTCCTGACGATGTCCTACATCGTCTTCGTCAACCCGGAAATCCTGAGCACCACGGGCATGGATGCCGGCGCCGTGTTCGTCGCCACCTGCCTGGCCGCCGCGCTGGGTTCGGCAGTGATGGCACTGGCAGCCAATTTCCCGGTAGGCATGGCGCCGGGCATGGGTCTGAATGCGTTCTTCGCTTTTACGGTAGTGGGCGCGGCCGGCCTGCCGTGGCAGCAGGCGCTGGGCGCGGTGTTCATCTCCGGCCTGGTGTTCCTGGTGCTGTCGCTGACCGGCGTGCGCGCGTGGCTGGTGGCCGGCATTCCGTCGTCGCTGCGCTCGGCCATCGTGGCCGGCATCGGCCTGTTCCTGGCGATCATCGCGCTGCAGAAGTCCGGGGTGATCGTCGGCAACGAAGACACCCTGGTGGCGCTGGGCCCGCTGAACACCGCACCGCCGCTGCTGGCGCTCGGCGGTTTCCTGCTGATCGCGGTGCTGGAAGCGCGGCGCGTGCGCGGTGCCATCCTGATCGGCATCCTCGCCGTCACCGGCGCCGGCTGGGCGCTGGGTGACGTGCAGTACCACGGCCTGGTCTCGCTGCCGCCGAGCCTGGCACCGACCTTCCTGCAGCTGGACCTGCCCGGCCTGCTGCACCACGACGGCGGCGCGCCGCTGGCGGTGCTGCTGCAGGTGGTGCTGGTGTTCGTGCTGGTGGAAGTGTTCGATGCCACCGGCACGCTGTACGGCGTGGTCGGTCGTGCCGGCCTGCTGAAGCTGCCGGGCGCGCAGAAGCGCTTCGGCCGTGCGCTGCTGGCCGACAGCACCGCCATCGTGGCCGGTTCGCTGCTGGGCACCAGCAGCACCACCGCGTTTGCCGAAAGCGCCTCGGGCGTGCAGGTGGGTGGCCGCACCGGGCTGACCGCACTGGTGGTGTCGGCGCTGTTCCTGGCCGCGCTGCTGTTCTCGCCGCTGGCGGCGATGGTGCCGGCGTATGCCACCTCCCCTGCCCTGCTGTTCGTGGCCGGCCTGATGCTGCGCGAACTGGTGGAAGTGGACTGGAGCGACCTGACCGAATCGGTGCCGGCCGCGCTGTGTGCGCTGGCGATGCCGTTCACCTATTCCATCGCCAATGGCCTGGCGTTCGGCTTCATCGCCTACGCCGCGCTGAAGGCCGGAACCGGCCGCTGGCGCGAGGTGCACCCGGCGGTGTGGCTGGTGGCGACGCTGTTCGTGCTGCGTTACGCGTTGGAATAA
- the ettA gene encoding energy-dependent translational throttle protein EttA — MSSQYIYTMNRVSKVVPPKRQIIKDISLSFFPGAKIGLLGLNGAGKSTVLKIMAGVDTDFEGEARPQAGIKVGYLAQEPELDPTKTVREAVEEGVGEVLQAQAALEAVYAAYAEEGADFDALAKEQERLEAILAAGDAHTLENQLDVAADALRLPPWDAVVGKLSGGEKRRVALCRLLLQKPDMLLLDEPTNHLDAESVEWLEQFLARYTGTVVAVTHDRYFLDNAAEWILELDRGRGIPWKGNYTDWLTQKDERLKQEDNQEKARQKAIQKELEWSRQNAKGGRTKGKARLARLEELQSVDYQKRNETNEIFIPPGERLGNAVMEFKNVSKKFGDRLLFDNLSFLVPAGAIVGIIGPNGAGKSTLFKMITGQEKPDTGEIVVGPTVKLSYVDQSRDALEGNHNVFQEIAGGLDILNINGIEIQSRAYIGRFNFKGQDQQKMVGSLSGGERGRLHMAKTLLQGGNVLLLDEPSNDLDIETLRALEDALLEFPGNTFVISHDRWFLDRIATHILAFEGDSHVEFFQGNYREYEEDKRRRMGDDAAPKRLRFKALK, encoded by the coding sequence ATGTCCTCGCAATACATCTACACCATGAACCGCGTGTCCAAGGTGGTCCCGCCCAAGCGGCAGATCATCAAGGACATCTCGCTGTCCTTCTTCCCGGGCGCGAAGATCGGCCTGCTGGGCCTGAACGGCGCCGGCAAATCCACCGTGCTGAAGATCATGGCCGGCGTGGACACCGATTTCGAGGGCGAAGCCCGCCCGCAGGCCGGCATCAAGGTCGGCTACCTGGCGCAGGAACCGGAACTGGACCCGACCAAGACCGTGCGTGAAGCGGTGGAAGAAGGCGTGGGCGAAGTGCTGCAGGCCCAGGCCGCGCTGGAAGCGGTGTACGCCGCCTACGCCGAGGAAGGAGCCGACTTCGACGCACTGGCCAAGGAACAGGAGCGCCTGGAAGCGATCCTCGCCGCTGGCGATGCGCACACCCTGGAAAACCAGCTGGACGTTGCCGCCGATGCACTGCGCCTGCCGCCGTGGGATGCCGTGGTCGGCAAGCTGTCCGGTGGTGAAAAGCGCCGCGTGGCACTGTGCCGCCTGCTGCTGCAGAAGCCGGACATGCTGCTGCTCGACGAACCGACCAACCACCTCGACGCCGAGTCGGTGGAATGGCTGGAACAGTTCCTGGCGCGCTACACCGGCACCGTCGTGGCGGTCACCCATGACCGCTACTTCCTGGACAACGCCGCCGAGTGGATCCTGGAACTGGACCGTGGCCGCGGCATTCCGTGGAAGGGCAACTACACCGACTGGCTGACCCAGAAGGATGAGCGCCTGAAGCAGGAAGACAACCAGGAAAAGGCCCGCCAGAAGGCGATCCAGAAGGAACTGGAGTGGTCGCGCCAGAACGCCAAGGGTGGCCGCACCAAGGGCAAGGCCCGTCTGGCCCGCCTGGAAGAGCTGCAGTCGGTCGATTACCAGAAGCGCAACGAGACCAATGAAATCTTCATCCCGCCGGGCGAGCGCCTGGGCAACGCGGTGATGGAGTTCAAGAACGTCTCGAAGAAGTTCGGCGACCGCCTGCTGTTCGACAACCTGAGCTTCCTGGTGCCGGCCGGCGCCATCGTCGGCATCATCGGCCCGAACGGTGCCGGTAAGTCGACCCTGTTCAAGATGATCACCGGCCAGGAAAAGCCGGATACCGGCGAGATCGTGGTCGGCCCGACCGTAAAGCTGTCCTACGTGGACCAGAGCCGCGACGCGCTGGAAGGCAACCACAACGTCTTCCAGGAAATCGCGGGCGGCCTGGACATCCTCAACATCAACGGCATCGAGATCCAGTCGCGCGCCTACATCGGCCGCTTCAACTTCAAGGGCCAGGACCAGCAGAAGATGGTCGGTTCGCTGTCCGGTGGTGAGCGTGGCCGCCTGCACATGGCCAAGACCCTGCTGCAGGGTGGCAACGTGCTGCTGCTCGACGAACCGTCCAACGATCTGGACATCGAAACCCTGCGTGCGCTGGAAGATGCGCTGCTGGAGTTCCCGGGCAACACCTTCGTCATTTCGCATGACCGCTGGTTCCTGGATCGCATCGCGACCCACATCCTGGCGTTCGAAGGCGATTCGCACGTGGAGTTCTTCCAGGGCAACTACCGCGAGTACGAAGAAGACAAGCGCCGCCGCATGGGCGACGACGCCGCGCCGAAGCGCCTGCGCTTCAAGGCGCTGAAATAA